CCTTCTGCGACGCGGTAGCCGCTCTCGGTGCGGTGGTCTTCGCCGGGCAGCACGGACTCTCTCTTCGACGCCATTTCGGCTACGGTAGTGGTCGGCCTCGCCGGTTGCAATCAGACGGGCTCGGCGAGCACTTCCGCCTCGGCTCCCGCCACCAAGAGCCGGGTCTTCGGCTCCGCAAAGGCAGCAGAAACCCGAGCCAGCGCCAGCAGCTGCCCGGCGACGGCGCTGTTGGCCACCGTGGTGAGCTCGCCCACCGCCGCGTCGTGTCCGGGCGCATTCACCGCCATGCCGGGCGTCGCGTCTGCGGACAGTCGCAGCGTGATCACACTGCGCTTGGTCTTGCCTCGGGCGTTTTGCATGTAGACGACCTCCTGCCCCAGGTAACAGCCCTTGGTCCAACACACCGCGCGCTCCGCCAGCGAAGCGTCGTGGGGATTGTCCCCGGCGTCGAAGTCGACCCCGAAGCGCGGCACCCGGCGTTCCACTCGCAGGCGCTCCCAGTCCTCCGCACTCCCGACGACGGCGCCCGCGTTCGTGAGCCGCTCCAACACCTCTCGAGCGTCGGTTCGGCGCACCACGACCGCCGCGCCCCCGAGACCGGTGAGGTCCACCGCGCCCAGAGCGATGGCGCCTTCGTCCCGCGCGAGCTCCGTCGCCTTGGGGCCGTGCAGGAACAGGAACCCGAGCTCCGCGCTGCGGTCGGCAATCTCCGCGTCTTCCATCACCAGCATCCGATCCAGATGCGACAAGAGCTCCGCCGTGCGGTTCGGCGCCGCGCTCGAGTAGATGGCGTCCGCGCTGGCCACCAGCACCAGGTCACTCACGATCTTTCCCTGCTTGGTCAGCGACAGGCCCCAAGCGCCTCGGTCCGGCGCCACGCCCGCGGTATCGCAGGTGAGCACGGCGTTCAGCCAGCTCGCCCGGTCCGCTCCCGTGACCTCCAGACAGCCGAGCTCGGGCGCAGCGACGACCAGCGCGCCTTCTCGCGCCGCGCGATCTTGCAGCGAAGTCATGGCCTGTCTCTTGGCCCGTCCCCCGGGGGCGTCAAGCTGCACCGTCGCCAGCGACGGCGAGCCAGCGGCGAGCCAAACACCTACTCGACGGGGATTTCCTCGCTGTGCAGCGGGTACATGGGACCGTCTTTCAGCGTGACGTCCACCACCGAGCCGTCGTCGTGTTTCAGGGTCAGGTGCAAGCCCACCTGCGAGTTGGTGTTGATCAGGCTCTTGGGCTCGCCTTCTTCCATCTTGCGGACGTCCTTGCCCTGGATGGCCATGATGCGATCCCCGGGCTTCACGCCGGCGCGGGCAGCCGGAGACTCCGCCACCACGCGACTGACGTACACGTCTTGGGTCCGGAGCTCGTAGTAGAAGCCCACGCCAATCTTGGCCTTGGCCGGGGCGATGGCGAGCCGCACCTTGGCGCCGCTGTCACACAAGATGTCGAGGCTCCCCTGCTGCGCCTCGCGATGCGGATGCTTGATGTCCCAAACGCAGATGGGATGGTTGTTGATGGGGTTCTTGTCCCAAAGCTCCACACGCAGCACGCTGCCCTTGGGCACCCGGTAGTTGCTCTTCACCCCGTCCGGCCAGGTGGGCGTCAGGGTGTTGGACTGCACCGGCGTGCGGACGATCTCTTCTTCCCCCAGAAACAGCTTGGCAAAGGGGTCCGGCGCCGCGCCGCCCACGGCGTCCCAACGCCGGCCATCCCGCGTGGTGCTGGGAATGGTGGCCCCCTCGAACGCCAGGTAGAGCACGTCCGCCGGCGGCGGTGGCGACAGCTCCTTGCCCGCAGGCGCCGGCCGCACCGGCGTCTTGATCTCCGGGTACACGGCACCGCAACCGAAGGCCGCAAGGACGCAGACCAGCGCCGCCGCGCAGAGCGGGAGCGCGAAATTGGCGAACGAATCCCGCAGGGACTTCATGACAGCCGCGCAGGCTACCACATCGACGCGATAATGAGCTATCTCGCCCCCATGGCCCGCGTCAGCATCGATAGCCTCCATTCCCACGTCGGCGAAACCGTCACCCTGGAAGGCTGGCTCTACAACAAGCGCTCCAGCAAGAAGCTCGTGTTCCTGGAGCTTCGCGACGGCACCGGCATCGTGCAGTGCATCGTGTTCAAGGGAGACGTGAGCCCCGAGCTCTTCCAGCTGGCCGACGGCCTGGGGCAGGAGTCGTCATTGCGCGTGGTGGGCGAAGTGCGTGCCCATCCCAAGCACGAAGACACCT
This window of the Polyangiaceae bacterium genome carries:
- a CDS encoding PDZ domain-containing protein, producing MKSLRDSFANFALPLCAAALVCVLAAFGCGAVYPEIKTPVRPAPAGKELSPPPPADVLYLAFEGATIPSTTRDGRRWDAVGGAAPDPFAKLFLGEEEIVRTPVQSNTLTPTWPDGVKSNYRVPKGSVLRVELWDKNPINNHPICVWDIKHPHREAQQGSLDILCDSGAKVRLAIAPAKAKIGVGFYYELRTQDVYVSRVVAESPAARAGVKPGDRIMAIQGKDVRKMEEGEPKSLINTNSQVGLHLTLKHDDGSVVDVTLKDGPMYPLHSEEIPVE
- a CDS encoding folate-binding protein YgfZ, whose product is MTSLQDRAAREGALVVAAPELGCLEVTGADRASWLNAVLTCDTAGVAPDRGAWGLSLTKQGKIVSDLVLVASADAIYSSAAPNRTAELLSHLDRMLVMEDAEIADRSAELGFLFLHGPKATELARDEGAIALGAVDLTGLGGAAVVVRRTDAREVLERLTNAGAVVGSAEDWERLRVERRVPRFGVDFDAGDNPHDASLAERAVCWTKGCYLGQEVVYMQNARGKTKRSVITLRLSADATPGMAVNAPGHDAAVGELTTVANSAVAGQLLALARVSAAFAEPKTRLLVAGAEAEVLAEPV